In one window of Acidimicrobiia bacterium DNA:
- a CDS encoding GNAT family N-acetyltransferase: protein MHTSIRPLQASDWPEWRRLWTAYLDFYKTTVPDAVYATTFARLLSDDAHEFSCLVIETEAGLGGLAHFLFHRDTWTTADTCYLEDLYVDEPGRGTGLGRALIEAVYQQADLAGAAGVYWLTQEFNTAGRRLYDRIGKLTPFVQYERP from the coding sequence GTGGCGACGTCTCTGGACGGCCTACCTCGACTTCTACAAGACAACTGTCCCGGACGCTGTGTATGCCACCACATTTGCCCGCCTGTTGTCCGATGACGCCCACGAGTTTTCCTGTCTCGTCATTGAAACTGAAGCGGGACTCGGCGGACTCGCCCATTTCTTGTTCCATCGCGACACGTGGACCACGGCTGATACGTGCTACCTCGAAGACCTCTATGTCGACGAACCTGGGCGCGGCACGGGCCTGGGACGGGCTCTGATCGAGGCGGTATACCAACAGGCCGACCTGGCTGGAGCGGCCGGAGTCTATTGGTTGACTCAAGAGTTCAACACGGCCGGTCGTCGACTCTATGACCGCATCGGCAAGCTCACGCCATTCGTCCAATACGAACGGCCATGA
- the rsgA gene encoding ribosome small subunit-dependent GTPase A, with the protein MTNPLTGLGWSDHWERLLAGRPGEPARVIRHDAKVLTVQTAEGIIRIPVDNSSANIVVGDWITVDGGRFGALAERSSLLTRPNVRGTGDQVLAANVDVVFAVCGLDRPLPAGRVDRLASLAWDAGAAPILVLSKTDLATDLADIRKEMETLHPTLAILEVSATTGEGIAEMRDATAGKTAVLIGESGAGKSSIVNAMLGTDAAETGTVREGDGKGRHTTTARQIHTVPTGGCIVDSPGIRQIGMVGNPDAVDALFDDVTDLAADCRFNDCSHTSEPGCAILAAVESGAVDPLRYERWRDLVVEAEDTQQRADERAKRELARSQGRGSKGRPRRR; encoded by the coding sequence GTGACTAATCCGCTGACCGGCCTCGGCTGGTCCGACCACTGGGAGCGACTCCTCGCCGGGCGTCCCGGCGAACCAGCGCGGGTGATCCGCCACGACGCCAAAGTTCTTACCGTTCAAACCGCTGAGGGGATCATTCGCATTCCTGTCGATAATTCCAGCGCCAACATCGTCGTTGGAGACTGGATCACCGTAGACGGGGGACGATTCGGAGCTCTGGCAGAGCGTTCATCGCTGCTCACCCGACCCAACGTTCGAGGCACGGGTGACCAGGTGCTGGCAGCCAACGTCGACGTCGTGTTCGCGGTCTGCGGGCTGGATCGTCCGCTCCCGGCCGGTCGGGTTGACCGGTTGGCAAGCCTGGCATGGGACGCCGGAGCCGCCCCCATCCTGGTTCTTTCGAAAACCGATCTCGCTACTGACCTCGCCGATATTCGAAAAGAGATGGAAACGCTCCATCCCACGTTGGCCATCCTGGAGGTTTCTGCGACGACCGGTGAGGGCATCGCCGAAATGCGGGATGCCACCGCCGGCAAAACAGCCGTGCTGATCGGGGAGTCGGGGGCCGGTAAGTCCAGCATTGTCAATGCCATGCTTGGCACCGATGCGGCCGAAACCGGGACGGTTCGGGAAGGAGACGGGAAGGGGCGCCATACGACCACCGCCAGACAGATCCACACCGTCCCCACCGGCGGTTGCATCGTCGACAGTCCCGGCATCCGCCAGATCGGGATGGTTGGCAATCCTGATGCAGTCGATGCCCTGTTCGATGATGTAACCGACCTGGCGGCCGACTGTCGATTCAACGATTGCTCGCACACTTCGGAGCCAGGATGCGCCATCCTGGCGGCCGTCGAATCGGGAGCGGTGGACCCGTTGCGATACGAGCGATGGCGCGATCTGGTTGTTGAAGCGGAAGACACCCAGCAGCGGGCCGATGAGCGGGCCAAACGGGAACTCGCCAGGAGCCAGGGCCGAGGCTCCAAAGGAAGACCGAGGCGGCGCTAG